Proteins encoded by one window of Rutidosis leptorrhynchoides isolate AG116_Rl617_1_P2 chromosome 7, CSIRO_AGI_Rlap_v1, whole genome shotgun sequence:
- the LOC139857113 gene encoding putative E3 ubiquitin-protein ligase RF298, which translates to MASAVAKTCSTSNSSSLSYVSPVITVQEKVSRNKRKFRADPPPLTDLKISSLSHNECLTYEFSAESFMSHEHSNSCDMCSFGCEDTDHVELDLGLSCSVGPSHNRVEIETSDEFHDADWSDLTESQLEELVLANLDTIFRSAINKIVSFGYTKEVATKGVLKSGLCYGCNDAVSNIVNNTLGYLKSGQEVDSLREHNFEDLKQMEKYILAELVCVVREVRPFFSTGDAMWCLLISDMNVSNACTLDTETLNSLVGDGVGSSNSCVSDSSETQLKKESTITSNTKIPYKPKAPFVLNKFALEKENLNSTHRMVIKSQNHEEKVVGGRKVIGINKRESIIRQKSVHLEKSYRAYGSKGVSRSGKVTNFKGLLLDKKLKSVSESTGINLKNISIKVTKGARVAPSQVDITEKEPTKHTVPLKLTPDITELSLSQLPKQNVTPVPDVTKPSFSAISYDKSFGHAKKDEIVMKLGSRVHELQTQMQEWTEWANQKVMQAARRLGKDKTELKTLRSEKEEVERLKKEKQTLEDNTMKKLSEMENALCKASGQVERANSAVRRLKVENGSLRREMEAANLRAAESAASCQEVAKREKKTLVQFQSWEKLKTLFQEELIAEKSKLTQLRQELEVAKDQKDQLETRWKQEEKAKEELVSQANSFRIGRLQAESSGKLREDLTKLKADKSLQRYKQDIEKLEKEISFLSLKTDSLKIAALRGEVNGSYSSKLADIKTSTAQHESHGPFVPKMVNDVNGGVKRERECVMCLSEEMSVVFLPCAHQGVCKTCNELHEKQGMKDCPSCRGTIERRICVRYARS; encoded by the exons ATGGCATCTGCTGTTGCGAAAACGTGTAGTACTAGTAATAGTAGTAGTTTAAGTTATGTATCACCGGTTATAACAGTGCAAGAAAAGGTGAGTAGGAATAAGAGAAAATTCAGGGCTGATCCGCCGCCTCTAACGGATCTAAAAATAAGTTCTTTGTCTCATAATGAATGTTTGACTTACGAGTTCTCAGCCGAAAGTTTTATGAGTCACGAACACTCAAATAGTTGTGACATGTGTAGTTTCGGTTGTGAGGATACGGATCATGTTGAACTTGACCTAGGGCTCTCGTGTTCGGTAGGGCCCAGTCATAATAGAGTGGAAATAGAAACGAGTGATGAGTTTCATGATGCTGATTGGAGTGATCTTACTGAATCTCAACTAGAAGAACTTGTGTTAGCAAACTTGGATACAATTTTTAGGAGTGCTATTAACAAGATAGTTTCGTTTGGTTATACGAAAGAGGTTGCAACTAAAGGTGTATTAAAGTCGGGTCTTTGTTACGGTTGTAATGATGCTGTGTCGAATATTGTTAACAATACTTTAGGTTATCTTAAAAGTGGTCAAGAAGTAGATTCGTTAAGGGAACATAATTTTGAAGATCTGAAACAAATGGAGAAGTATATATTAGCCGAACTGGTATGTGTGGTTCGTGAAGTTAGACCTTTTTTTAGCACCGGGGATGCAATGTGGTGCTTGTTGATATCCGATATGAATGTTTCTAATGCGTGCACATTGGATACTGAGACGTTGAATAGTTTAGTTGGTGATGGTGTTGGTTCTTCAAATAGTTGTGTTTCTGATTCATCAGAAACACAACTAAAAAAGGAATCTACTATTACTTCAAATACAAAAATTCCCTATAAACCTAAGGCTCCGTTTGTTTTGAATAAATTTGCATTAGAAAAAGAGAACCTTAATTCTACTCATCGAATGGTGATTAAGTCCCAAAACCATGAAGAAAAAGTTGTAGGTGGTCGAAAGGTTATCGGGATTAATAAGAGAGAATCTATAATAAGACAAAAGTCGGTTCATTTGGAGAAGAGTTATCGTGCATATGGTTCTAAAGGGGTTTCAAGATCAGGAAAGGTCACTAACTTTAAAGGTTTACTTTTGGATAAGAAACTAAAGTCTGTTTCAGAATCTACTGGTATTAATCTTAAAAATATATCAATTAAAGTGACCAAGGGAGCCCGGGTCGCTCCGTCTCAAGTTGATATAACTGAAAAAGAGCCAACAAAACACACGGTCCCACTTAAGTTGACTCCCGATATAACTGAATTATCTCTTTCCCAACTGCCAAAACAGAACGTTACACCGGTACCTGATGTTACTAAGCCTAGTTTCTCAGCCATATCATATGATAAATCTTTTGGGCATGCTAAAAAGGATGAAATAGTTATGAAACTGGGTTCGAGGGTGCATGAGTTGCAGACCCAAATGCAGGAGTGGACCGAATGGGCTAACCAGAAGGTCATGCAAGCGGCTCGTAGGTTAGGTAAAGATAAGACCGAGCTGAAAACACTTAGATCAgaaaaagaagaagttgaaaggctTAAAAAGGAGAAGCAAACATTAGAAGATAACACAATGAAGAAGCTTTCTGAAATGGAGAATGCTTTGTGCAAAGCTAGTGGGCAAGTTGAACGAGCTAATTCTGCTGTTCGTAGGCTGAAGGTGGAGAATGGTAGTCTAAGGCGTGAGATGGAGGCTGCGAATTTAAGGGCTGCTGAGTCAGCTGCCAGCTGTCAAGAGGTGGCAAAAAGAGAGAAAAAGACATTGGTGCAGTTTCAGTCATGGGAGAAGCTAAAAACCTTGTTTCAGGAGGAGCTTATAGCTGAGAAAAGCAAGCTGACACAGTTACGACAAGAATTGGAAGTAGCTAAAGATCAGAAAGATCAACTCGAG ACCCGATGGAAACAAGAAGAGAAAGCAAAAGAAGAATTGGTTAGTCAGGCCAATTCATTTAGGATAGGAAGGCTACAGGCCGAATCTTCAGGCAAATTAAGGGAAGATTTAACGAAATTAAAAGCGGATAAAAGTCTGCAAAGATACAAACAAGATATCGAAAAGCTTGAAAAGGAAATCTCCTTTTTGAGTTTAAAAACCGACTCTTTGAAAATAGCTGCTTTAAGAGGAGAAGTTAATGGAAGTTATTCTAGTAAATTAGCCGACATCAAAACTTCAACCGCCCAACACGAATCTCACGGACCTTTTGTCCCGAAAATGGTCAATGATGTCAATGGAGGAGTGAAAAGGGAACGAGAGTGCGTAATGTGTTTGTCAGAAGAAATGTCGGTTGTTTTTCTTCCGTGTGCACATCAAGGTGTATGTAAAACATGCAATGAGCTTCATGAAAAGCAAGGAATGAAGGATTGTCCTTCGTGTAGAGGAACCATCGAGAGGCGTATATGTGTACGCTATGCTCGTTCGTGA
- the LOC139858169 gene encoding glutamyl-tRNA(Gln) amidotransferase subunit C, chloroplastic/mitochondrial-like produces the protein MGSRALVLLAPAFLSDRILITQLSKSGFHQSLRVKENRFRVGVRDYSVRSSLERPNVVRLAETARISLTPQEAEEFAPKIQQVVDWFGQLQEVDLQSIEPAIRADTEAGGFREDSPETFANREAIIAAVPCYEEPYIKVPKVLNKD, from the exons ATGGGAAGCAGAGCATTAGTTTTGCTAGCACCTGCGTTTTTATCAGACCGTATTCTTATTACTCAGTTATCAAAATCTGGATTTCATCAATCCCTTAGAGTAAAGGAGAATAGGTTTCGGGTAGGAGTTCGTGACTACTCGGTTCGTTCCAGTTTGGAACGACCTAATGTTGTTCGTTTAGCGGAAACCGCTCGCATCTCACTCACTCCGCAGGAG GCTGAAGAGTTTGCTCCCAAAATTCAGCAAGTTGTAGACTG GTTTGGCCAACTTCAAGAAGTGGATCTTCAAAGTATCGAACCAGCAATACGTGCAG ATACTGAAGCAGGAGGCTTTCGAGAGGATAGTCCTGAGACATTTGCCAATAG GGAGGCCATAATAGCTGCTGTTCCTTGTTATGAGGAGCCATATATTAAAGTCCCGAAAGTCTTGAACAAAGATTAA